Proteins found in one Streptomyces sp. CB09001 genomic segment:
- a CDS encoding TetR/AcrR family transcriptional regulator has product MAKAGREGPRDSVWLSGEGRRGGRRGGQPSGLDRDRITGVTVRLLDAEGLTGFSMRRLAAELNVTAMSVYWYVDTKDQLLELALDAVFGELRHPDPDAGLDWREELRALARENRALLVRHPWSSRLVGTYLNIGPHSLAFSRAVQNVVRRSGLPAHRLTGAISAVFQFVYGYGTIEGRFLARVADTGLSPEEYYQDSMTAVTEVPDTAGVIEDAQNIMAARGGDTVAEMLDRDFEFALDLLVAGIDAMVERS; this is encoded by the coding sequence ATGGCGAAGGCAGGGCGGGAGGGGCCGCGGGACAGTGTGTGGCTGTCGGGGGAGGGGCGGCGCGGCGGGCGCCGTGGGGGGCAGCCGTCCGGGCTCGACCGGGACCGGATCACCGGGGTCACCGTCCGGCTGCTGGACGCCGAGGGCCTGACGGGGTTCTCGATGCGTCGCCTGGCCGCCGAACTGAACGTCACCGCGATGTCCGTGTACTGGTACGTCGACACCAAGGACCAGTTGCTCGAACTCGCCCTGGACGCGGTCTTCGGCGAGCTGCGCCACCCCGATCCGGACGCCGGCCTCGACTGGCGCGAGGAGCTGCGGGCCCTGGCCCGGGAGAACCGGGCTCTGCTGGTGCGCCACCCCTGGTCGTCCCGGCTGGTCGGCACCTACCTCAATATCGGGCCGCACTCGCTGGCCTTCTCCCGGGCGGTGCAGAACGTCGTGCGCCGCAGCGGGCTGCCCGCGCACCGCCTGACCGGCGCCATCTCCGCCGTCTTCCAGTTCGTCTACGGCTACGGCACCATCGAGGGCCGCTTCCTCGCCCGGGTGGCGGACACCGGGCTGAGCCCCGAGGAGTACTACCAGGACTCGATGACCGCGGTGACCGAGGTGCCGGACACCGCGGGCGTCATCGAGGACGCGCAGAACATCATGGCGGCCCGGGGCGGCGACACCGTGGCGGAAATGCTGGACCGGGACTTCGAGTTCGCCCTCGACCTGCTCGTCGCGGGCATCGACGCGATGGTCGAGCGGAGCTGA
- a CDS encoding PPOX class F420-dependent oxidoreductase, whose protein sequence is MSPNIATNTRVSLDKLLDFVRPRHRAILLTRRADGSPQGSPLTCGVDDAGRIVVSTYPERAKTRNARRDPRVSLIVLSDEWNGPWVQIDGTAEVIDAPDSVEPLVEYFRNISGEHPDWDEYRQAMVKQGKSIVRVTPEKWGPVATGGFPARLAADG, encoded by the coding sequence ATGTCACCGAACATCGCGACGAACACCCGCGTCTCCCTGGACAAGTTGCTGGACTTCGTACGCCCCCGGCACCGGGCGATCCTGCTGACCCGGCGGGCCGACGGCAGCCCTCAGGGCTCGCCCCTGACCTGCGGGGTCGACGACGCCGGCCGGATCGTCGTCTCGACCTACCCCGAGCGGGCCAAGACCCGCAACGCGCGCCGCGACCCGAGGGTCAGCCTCATCGTGCTCAGCGACGAGTGGAACGGCCCGTGGGTCCAGATCGACGGCACCGCGGAGGTCATCGACGCGCCCGACTCCGTGGAGCCGCTCGTGGAGTACTTCCGCAACATCTCCGGCGAGCACCCGGACTGGGACGAGTACCGGCAGGCCATGGTCAAGCAGGGCAAGTCCATCGTCCGGGTGACACCGGAGAAGTGGGGACCGGTCGCGACGGGCGGCTTCCCGGCCCGGCTGGCGGCGGACGGCTAG
- a CDS encoding STAS domain-containing protein gives MTFLPQPFEPCEPCDPPGCVVLAMPGEIDFCNAAGLLPLITTAVEQHSDGLRLLVLDLSSTRFMDSQGVRLVAAVRHRLPDHAQLRVVAVPKGVPSRVLELSGLRRDVPVHDNLAEALRTGSGTAGNGTAGSGTAA, from the coding sequence GTGACCTTCCTCCCCCAGCCCTTCGAGCCCTGCGAGCCGTGTGATCCACCCGGATGCGTCGTGCTCGCGATGCCCGGCGAGATCGACTTCTGCAATGCCGCGGGGCTGCTGCCCCTGATCACGACCGCCGTGGAGCAGCACTCGGACGGACTGCGCCTGCTCGTCCTGGACCTCTCCTCGACCCGTTTCATGGACTCCCAGGGCGTCCGCCTCGTCGCGGCCGTACGCCACCGGCTGCCCGACCACGCTCAGCTGCGTGTGGTGGCCGTCCCGAAGGGTGTACCGAGCCGCGTCCTGGAACTCTCCGGCCTGCGCCGCGACGTGCCGGTCCACGACAACCTCGCGGAGGCGCTGCGCACGGGGAGCGGCACGGCGGGGAACGGGACGGCGGGGAGCGGCACGGCGGCCTAG
- a CDS encoding ANTAR domain-containing protein, with amino-acid sequence MPKRFVVAASEFTDLPRFPVGFELAEALTAAAGDLHATSSPGDTMNTAVALAVRLLPDAEHAGISEIQRGGRLRSLAWTDETVRFAAEPRQGGHTPHPDWERLWTTPVVRTDDSEAEGGGSVLSGLGLRSTLSLRLRADRRRLTVLTAYARKPQAFGEDATRIGRLFTAHVSLALDSATVREQLTEAMRTRDLIGQATGILMERLDIDAAGAFESLVKASQRENVKLRDLARRIVDANSGTGGRGVTER; translated from the coding sequence TTGCCGAAGAGGTTCGTGGTGGCTGCGTCCGAATTTACTGATTTGCCGCGTTTTCCAGTGGGTTTCGAGCTGGCCGAGGCCCTGACCGCCGCGGCCGGTGACCTGCACGCGACGAGTTCCCCCGGCGACACCATGAACACCGCCGTCGCACTGGCGGTACGCCTGCTGCCCGACGCCGAGCACGCGGGCATCTCGGAGATCCAGCGCGGTGGCCGGCTGCGCTCCCTCGCCTGGACCGACGAGACCGTGCGGTTCGCCGCCGAGCCCCGGCAGGGCGGCCACACCCCGCACCCGGACTGGGAGCGGCTGTGGACCACGCCCGTGGTGCGGACGGACGACAGCGAGGCCGAGGGCGGCGGCAGCGTCCTGTCCGGGCTCGGCCTGCGCTCCACGCTGTCCCTGCGGCTGCGCGCCGACCGGCGCCGGCTGACCGTGCTGACCGCGTACGCCCGCAAGCCGCAGGCCTTCGGCGAGGACGCCACCCGCATCGGGCGGCTGTTCACCGCGCACGTCTCCCTCGCCCTGGACTCCGCGACCGTACGCGAGCAGCTCACCGAGGCGATGCGCACCCGGGACCTGATCGGCCAGGCCACCGGCATCCTGATGGAGCGCCTGGACATCGACGCGGCCGGCGCCTTCGAGTCCCTGGTGAAGGCCTCGCAGCGCGAGAACGTGAAGCTGCGCGACCTGGCCCGCCGCATCGTCGACGCCAACTCCGGTACGGGCGGCCGAGGCGTGACCGAACGGTGA
- a CDS encoding YceI family protein, protein MGLTARIRTRDGWAVSHAVVTVTDMTGTQVLRAEADTEGAVRDTTALTPGAYTVIVTAVGYAPAASSAIVTASGRAEVGTVTLARQGGTELPPPGPWTVDPAHSSVAAVAQHLGISSVRGRFTDFAATVEIAPDDVTKSRVEAVIRAASIDTGNGMRDTHLRSPDFLDVERFPEITYRSTGVSEAGPDRWTVHGELGLHGVVREVDLDLAYLGTGADPWGGTRAAFRATAELHREDFAMNYNQVVQAGIAAIGTTLRVELDVQAVQGESLPAV, encoded by the coding sequence ATGGGACTGACCGCGAGGATCCGAACGCGGGACGGATGGGCCGTGTCGCACGCGGTCGTCACGGTGACCGACATGACCGGCACGCAGGTGCTGCGCGCCGAGGCGGACACCGAGGGCGCCGTGCGGGACACCACCGCGCTGACGCCGGGGGCGTACACCGTGATCGTCACCGCGGTCGGCTACGCGCCGGCCGCCTCCAGCGCGATCGTCACCGCGAGCGGCCGGGCCGAGGTCGGCACGGTGACGCTGGCCCGCCAGGGCGGCACCGAACTGCCGCCGCCGGGGCCGTGGACCGTGGACCCGGCGCACTCCAGCGTGGCCGCCGTCGCCCAGCACCTCGGCATCTCCAGCGTGCGGGGCCGCTTCACCGACTTCGCCGCCACCGTCGAGATCGCCCCGGACGACGTCACCAAGTCCCGGGTGGAGGCGGTGATCCGGGCGGCCTCCATCGACACCGGCAACGGCATGCGCGACACCCACCTGCGCTCGCCGGACTTCCTGGACGTCGAGCGGTTCCCCGAGATCACCTACCGCTCCACCGGCGTCTCGGAGGCGGGCCCGGACCGCTGGACCGTCCACGGCGAGCTGGGCCTGCACGGGGTCGTCCGCGAGGTCGACCTCGACCTGGCCTACCTCGGCACCGGCGCCGACCCCTGGGGCGGCACCCGGGCGGCCTTCCGCGCGACGGCGGAACTGCACCGCGAGGACTTCGCCATGAACTACAACCAGGTCGTCCAGGCCGGCATCGCCGCCATCGGCACGACGCTCCGGGTCGAGCTGGACGTCCAGGCGGTCCAGGGGGAGTCACTGCCCGCGGTGTGA
- a CDS encoding MFS transporter — MATTTPAGVRAHAKHGGGSTGDAPMTHRQIMEALSGLLLGMFCAILSSTIVTNALPEIIGDLGGGQSAYTWVVTASLLTMTASTPLWGKLADQFSKKALVQIALIVFVIGSVVAGLAQNPAMLITARAIQGLGAGGLSALAQIIMAAMIAPRERGRYSGYLGATFAVATVGGPLLGGVITDTSWLGWRWCLYVGVPFAILALVVLQKTLHLPVVKRKVKVDWAGAFFVTAAVCLLLVWVTFADDKYSWMSWQTAAMVGGAIVLTLIFLLVESKASEPIIPLRLFRNRTITLASLASLFVGIAMFAGTVYFSQYFQLARDKSPTMSGVMTIPMIGGLFVSSTLSGIIITKTGKWKRWLLAGGVLLTAGLGLLSTMRYDTPYWHIAIFMALMGLGVGMMMQNLVLCTQNQVEPSDLGSASSTVTFFRSLGGAVGVSVLGSVMSTRISHYATDTIGQLKPEDRMAAGKALGSGQIPDMDLLPAPIRSWLESAYGHGIADIFLYVAPIALLGFLVTLFIKEVPLRTKGALAQAAESSAEAAPPVAGIPAEAVRVADEPVPAGAMAAVSATPSGNPAASAVSDTAAAPAAGPAATQRLAAVATTAGSGEPQAPVSGGIAVRGFVRGAESAPVPQAAVTLISLAGRQLGRSVAQADGSYAVDAPSAGSYVLIASADGFQPQASTIVVNDEPVAYDILLSGTSGLTGLVRAVEGGLPVKDAMVIVTDVRGDLLASATTGEAGEFAFTELVPGTVTVAVNAAGYRPRALPLEVGGTGVTRVEVDLQAGAQVQGVVRAPHGPLADARVTLVDAAGNVVGTATTGADGAYAFTDLDTGEYTVIATGYPPVATALTVAGPGADGHDIELAHPGE, encoded by the coding sequence ATGGCAACGACCACACCAGCCGGTGTGCGGGCTCATGCCAAGCACGGGGGAGGCTCCACCGGAGACGCTCCGATGACGCACCGGCAGATCATGGAGGCACTGTCCGGGCTGCTGCTCGGCATGTTCTGCGCGATCCTGTCCTCGACCATCGTCACCAACGCCCTGCCCGAGATCATCGGGGACCTCGGCGGCGGCCAGAGCGCCTACACCTGGGTCGTCACGGCCTCGCTGCTGACGATGACCGCCTCGACCCCCCTGTGGGGCAAGCTCGCGGACCAGTTCAGCAAGAAGGCCCTGGTCCAGATAGCCCTGATCGTCTTCGTCATCGGCTCCGTCGTGGCCGGTCTGGCGCAGAACCCCGCGATGCTGATCACCGCGCGGGCCATCCAGGGACTCGGCGCCGGCGGTCTGTCCGCCCTGGCGCAGATCATCATGGCCGCGATGATCGCCCCGCGTGAGCGCGGGCGCTACTCCGGCTACCTCGGCGCCACCTTCGCCGTCGCCACCGTCGGCGGCCCGCTGCTCGGCGGCGTCATCACCGACACCAGCTGGCTCGGCTGGCGCTGGTGCCTCTACGTCGGCGTGCCCTTCGCGATCCTCGCGCTGGTCGTGCTCCAGAAGACCCTGCACCTGCCCGTGGTCAAGCGGAAGGTCAAGGTCGACTGGGCCGGCGCCTTCTTCGTCACCGCGGCCGTCTGTCTGCTGCTGGTCTGGGTCACCTTCGCCGACGACAAGTACTCCTGGATGTCCTGGCAGACCGCTGCCATGGTCGGCGGCGCCATCGTGCTGACGCTGATCTTCCTCCTCGTGGAGTCGAAGGCCAGCGAGCCGATCATCCCGCTGCGCCTGTTCAGGAACCGCACCATCACCCTGGCCTCGCTGGCCTCGCTGTTCGTCGGTATCGCGATGTTCGCGGGCACCGTCTACTTCAGCCAGTACTTCCAGCTGGCCCGGGACAAGTCCCCGACCATGTCGGGCGTCATGACGATCCCGATGATCGGCGGCCTGTTCGTCTCGTCCACGCTCTCCGGCATCATCATCACCAAGACCGGCAAGTGGAAGCGCTGGCTGCTGGCCGGCGGCGTGCTGCTGACCGCGGGCCTGGGCCTGCTCAGCACCATGCGCTACGACACCCCGTACTGGCACATCGCGATCTTCATGGCGCTGATGGGTCTCGGCGTCGGCATGATGATGCAGAACCTGGTGCTCTGCACGCAGAACCAGGTGGAGCCGAGCGACCTGGGCTCCGCGTCCTCCACGGTCACCTTCTTCCGGTCCCTCGGCGGCGCGGTGGGCGTCTCGGTGCTCGGCTCCGTCATGTCGACCCGGATCAGCCACTACGCCACCGACACCATCGGGCAGCTCAAGCCCGAGGACCGGATGGCGGCCGGCAAGGCCCTGGGCTCCGGGCAGATCCCCGACATGGACCTGCTCCCCGCGCCCATCCGCAGCTGGCTGGAGAGCGCCTACGGGCACGGCATCGCCGACATCTTCCTGTACGTCGCGCCGATCGCCCTGCTCGGCTTCCTGGTGACGCTGTTCATCAAGGAGGTCCCGCTGCGCACCAAGGGTGCCCTCGCCCAGGCGGCCGAGTCCTCGGCCGAGGCCGCCCCGCCGGTGGCGGGCATCCCCGCGGAGGCCGTCCGCGTCGCCGACGAGCCGGTTCCGGCCGGTGCGATGGCCGCCGTGTCGGCCACGCCGTCCGGCAACCCGGCCGCCTCGGCCGTCTCGGACACCGCGGCCGCCCCGGCCGCCGGACCGGCCGCCACCCAGCGGCTGGCCGCCGTCGCCACGACGGCCGGCTCCGGTGAACCGCAGGCGCCCGTCTCCGGCGGCATCGCGGTCCGCGGCTTCGTCCGCGGCGCCGAGTCCGCCCCGGTCCCGCAGGCCGCCGTCACGCTGATCTCCCTGGCCGGCCGCCAGCTCGGCCGGTCCGTCGCCCAGGCCGACGGCTCCTACGCCGTCGACGCGCCGAGCGCCGGGTCGTACGTGCTGATCGCCTCCGCCGACGGTTTCCAGCCGCAGGCCTCCACCATCGTCGTCAACGACGAGCCGGTCGCCTACGACATCCTGCTCAGCGGCACCAGCGGGCTCACCGGCCTGGTCCGGGCCGTGGAGGGCGGGCTGCCGGTCAAGGACGCCATGGTGATCGTCACCGACGTGCGCGGCGACCTGCTGGCCAGCGCCACCACCGGCGAGGCGGGCGAGTTCGCCTTCACCGAGCTGGTGCCGGGCACCGTGACCGTCGCGGTCAACGCCGCCGGCTACCGGCCCCGCGCCCTGCCCCTGGAGGTCGGTGGTACCGGCGTCACCCGCGTCGAGGTCGACCTCCAGGCCGGGGCCCAGGTCCAGGGTGTCGTGCGGGCCCCGCACGGTCCGCTGGCCGACGCCCGGGTCACCCTGGTCGACGCGGCGGGCAACGTGGTCGGCACGGCCACCACCGGGGCGGACGGGGCGTACGCCTTCACCGACCTGGACACCGGTGAGTACACCGTCATCGCGACCGGCTACCCGCCCGTGGCGACGGCCCTGACGGTCGCCGGCCCGGGTGCCGACGGCCACGACATCGAGCTCGCCCACCCCGGCGAGTAG
- a CDS encoding MarR family transcriptional regulator, with the protein MAEKAQYEELIRQFSAFGAVKREMGRLLPSDCPGGSVAVLTLLGRHGDMRMSKLAELLAVDMSVTSRHVAHGAERGWIERFPDPADKRSRILRLTPAGQDQLDEIAERTTQLLSHRLSDWSDDEVGQLSRLMARLRASFDDCRAPAARPPALSGDEQSTRTPAITT; encoded by the coding sequence ATGGCCGAGAAGGCGCAGTACGAGGAGCTGATCCGCCAGTTCAGCGCCTTCGGCGCCGTGAAACGGGAGATGGGGCGGCTGCTGCCGTCCGACTGTCCCGGCGGGTCCGTCGCCGTACTGACACTGCTCGGCCGCCACGGGGACATGCGCATGAGCAAGCTCGCGGAGCTGCTCGCGGTGGACATGTCGGTGACCAGCCGCCACGTCGCCCACGGCGCCGAACGGGGCTGGATCGAACGCTTTCCCGATCCCGCGGACAAGCGCTCGCGCATCCTGCGCCTGACGCCCGCGGGACAGGACCAGCTCGACGAGATCGCCGAGCGGACCACCCAGCTGCTCTCCCACCGCCTGAGCGACTGGTCCGACGACGAGGTCGGCCAGCTCTCCCGGCTCATGGCCCGCCTCAGGGCCAGCTTCGACGACTGCCGGGCCCCCGCGGCCCGGCCTCCCGCACTGTCCGGGGACGAACAGTCCACCCGTACACCCGCGATCACCACGTAA
- a CDS encoding RNA polymerase sigma factor SigF, protein MSAEQGSSKVLALAESETAPDSIEALAVVEPVGPIDSVGSLDGAPAVEAGPDLDAVPAQTLPATEAIDTRTLSRSLFLRLAALDRDSPERAYVRDTLIELNLPLVRYAAARFRSRNEPMEDIVQVGTIGLIKAIDRFDCERGVEFPTFAMPTVVGEIKRFFRDTSWSVRVPRRLQELRLALTKASDELSQKLDRSPTVGELAAVLGVSEEDVVDGLAVGNAYTASSLDSPAPEDDGGEGSLADRLGYEDTALEGVEYRESLKPLLAKLPPRERRIIMLRFFANMTQSQIGEEVGISQMHVSRLLTRTLSQLREGLISD, encoded by the coding sequence ATGTCCGCAGAACAGGGCAGCTCGAAGGTGCTCGCGCTCGCGGAGAGCGAGACCGCGCCCGACTCGATCGAGGCGCTCGCCGTCGTCGAGCCCGTCGGCCCCATCGACTCCGTCGGCTCTCTCGACGGCGCTCCGGCCGTCGAAGCCGGGCCTGACCTCGACGCCGTGCCGGCCCAGACCCTTCCGGCAACGGAGGCCATCGACACCCGCACCCTGTCCCGCTCCCTGTTCCTGCGGCTCGCCGCCCTCGACCGGGACAGCCCCGAGCGTGCCTACGTCCGGGACACCCTGATCGAGCTCAATCTCCCGCTGGTGCGCTACGCCGCCGCGCGGTTCCGTTCCCGCAACGAGCCGATGGAGGACATCGTCCAGGTCGGCACCATCGGCCTGATCAAGGCGATCGACCGCTTCGACTGCGAACGGGGAGTCGAGTTCCCGACGTTCGCCATGCCGACCGTCGTCGGCGAGATCAAGCGGTTCTTCCGCGACACCTCGTGGTCGGTCCGCGTCCCGCGCCGCCTCCAGGAGCTGCGCCTGGCCCTGACCAAGGCCAGCGACGAGCTGTCGCAGAAGCTGGACCGCTCCCCGACCGTGGGTGAGCTGGCCGCCGTCCTCGGCGTGTCCGAGGAGGACGTCGTCGACGGCCTCGCGGTGGGCAACGCGTACACCGCCTCCTCGCTGGACTCGCCGGCCCCGGAGGACGACGGCGGCGAGGGCTCGCTGGCGGACCGCCTGGGCTACGAGGACACGGCGCTGGAGGGCGTGGAGTACCGCGAGTCCCTCAAGCCGCTGCTGGCCAAGCTGCCGCCCCGGGAGCGGCGGATCATCATGCTGCGCTTCTTCGCCAACATGACCCAGTCGCAGATCGGCGAGGAGGTCGGCATCTCGCAGATGCACGTCTCCCGGCTGCTCACCCGGACCCTGTCGCAGCTGCGCGAGGGCCTCATCTCCGACTGA
- a CDS encoding RNA polymerase sigma factor SigF has protein sequence MPASTAPQAPPAPPAQAQEAPAPQRSRGADTRALTQVLFGELKGLTPGTPEHDRVRAALIEANLPLVRYAAARFRSRNEPMEDVVQVGTIGLINAIDRFDPERGVQFPTFAMPTVVGEIKRYFRDNVRTVHVPRRLHELWVQVNSATEDLTTAFGRSPTTAEIAERLRITEEEVLSCIEAGRSYHATSLEAAQEGDGLPGLLDRLGYEDPALDGVEHRDLVRHLLVQLPEREQRILLLRYYSNLTQSQISAELGVSQMHVSRLLARSFQRLRSANRIEA, from the coding sequence GTGCCGGCCAGTACTGCGCCTCAAGCACCGCCCGCGCCGCCCGCCCAGGCCCAGGAGGCCCCCGCGCCGCAGCGCAGCCGGGGTGCCGACACCCGGGCCCTGACCCAGGTGCTCTTCGGGGAGCTGAAGGGCCTCACCCCGGGCACGCCGGAGCACGACCGGGTGCGCGCGGCGCTCATCGAGGCCAACCTCCCGCTGGTGCGCTACGCCGCCGCCCGGTTCCGCTCCCGCAACGAGCCGATGGAGGACGTCGTCCAGGTCGGCACCATCGGGCTCATCAACGCCATCGACCGCTTCGACCCGGAGCGGGGCGTGCAGTTCCCGACCTTCGCGATGCCCACGGTGGTCGGGGAGATCAAGCGGTACTTCCGCGACAACGTGCGCACCGTGCACGTGCCGCGCCGGCTGCACGAGCTGTGGGTGCAGGTCAACAGCGCCACCGAGGACCTGACGACCGCCTTCGGCCGTTCCCCGACCACCGCCGAGATCGCCGAGCGGCTGCGCATCACCGAGGAGGAGGTGCTGTCCTGCATCGAGGCGGGGCGGTCGTACCACGCCACCTCGCTGGAGGCCGCCCAGGAGGGCGACGGGCTGCCCGGACTGCTCGACCGGCTCGGCTACGAGGACCCGGCGCTGGACGGGGTCGAGCACCGGGACCTGGTGCGCCACCTGCTCGTCCAGCTGCCCGAGCGGGAGCAGCGGATCCTGCTGCTGCGCTACTACAGCAACCTCACGCAGTCGCAGATCAGCGCCGAACTCGGCGTCTCCCAGATGCACGTCTCGCGGCTACTGGCGCGTAGTTTCCAGCGGTTGAGGTCCGCGAACCGGATCGAAGCGTAA
- a CDS encoding Dabb family protein → MIRHLVLFKLNDGVERDDPRVVAGVEAFRALGGQIDDLRFWECAWNISDRPIAYDFAINSAVDDADALKRYLEHPAHQAGVALWREFATWVIADYEF, encoded by the coding sequence ATGATCCGCCATCTCGTGCTGTTCAAGCTGAACGACGGCGTCGAGCGCGACGACCCGCGCGTCGTGGCGGGCGTCGAGGCGTTCCGGGCGCTCGGCGGCCAGATCGACGACCTCCGCTTCTGGGAGTGCGCCTGGAACATCAGCGACCGGCCCATCGCCTACGACTTCGCCATCAACTCGGCCGTGGACGACGCGGACGCGCTCAAGCGCTATCTCGAACACCCGGCGCACCAGGCGGGCGTCGCGCTGTGGCGCGAGTTCGCCACCTGGGTGATCGCCGACTACGAGTTCTAG
- a CDS encoding ATP-binding protein translates to MTVADDTLVSVLEDRLDALLAARRDGTITPEVEAEVSAISRTMTSPMSPRPPFCVLMAGLPGSGKTTLSRALTDRGFVRLCPDEEMYRRHGVYGVDFPRGTFPTLERPVLEDIAVELREHLKAGHDVVVDHGFWTPEDRAKWQAIATDAGAVPLLVYLAASHEELWARISKRNEFHADDPNSIYFAESDLQRYRGRFIPPTADEPHLLYEGDPAVVIAAVEESDH, encoded by the coding sequence GTGACGGTCGCGGACGACACGCTCGTGAGCGTGCTCGAAGACCGACTGGATGCACTGCTTGCAGCCCGCAGGGATGGCACAATCACGCCGGAAGTCGAAGCAGAAGTGTCCGCCATCTCCCGAACCATGACGAGTCCGATGTCCCCACGCCCACCGTTCTGCGTCCTGATGGCCGGACTCCCCGGGTCAGGCAAGACCACGCTGTCCCGCGCCCTCACGGATCGCGGATTCGTGAGGCTGTGCCCGGATGAGGAGATGTACCGCCGGCACGGCGTATACGGGGTCGACTTCCCCCGGGGCACCTTCCCCACTCTTGAACGGCCGGTGCTGGAAGACATTGCGGTCGAACTGCGGGAGCACCTCAAGGCCGGACACGATGTCGTCGTTGACCACGGCTTTTGGACTCCCGAGGACCGGGCCAAATGGCAGGCGATCGCCACCGACGCCGGGGCCGTCCCCCTACTCGTCTACCTTGCCGCCAGCCATGAGGAGCTGTGGGCGAGGATCAGCAAGCGCAACGAGTTCCACGCGGACGATCCGAACTCGATCTACTTCGCGGAGAGCGACCTTCAGCGGTACCGGGGCCGGTTCATACCCCCCACGGCAGATGAGCCCCACTTGTTGTACGAGGGGGACCCCGCCGTCGTGATCGCGGCCGTGGAAGAGTCCGACCACTGA
- a CDS encoding GntR family transcriptional regulator, which produces MAGQADNRAPYAKIAAHYMELISSGELQPGTLLPSIKNLSEEWKVSTATAEKALRKLRNEGLVRGIHGIGTEVLDRPAPMSSGAQRQDRGRRTGSSWGAGERSDSHQAAVVPAPAEVAQALDIEPGSDVVRRSRVYRDRHGIVAHSTSWIPARYGKLIPQLAASERLTGGTSLQLIAQATGHPISHRIDTASARTLTPEYARLLELDPDNPPTEPVVVMTAKFVDSEGSIVEYGVDLGGPGRTWRTESEVTP; this is translated from the coding sequence ATGGCAGGCCAGGCCGACAATCGGGCCCCGTACGCGAAGATTGCCGCCCACTACATGGAGCTGATTTCGTCCGGCGAGCTTCAGCCGGGAACGCTCCTGCCGAGCATCAAGAACCTGTCGGAAGAGTGGAAGGTCAGCACCGCCACAGCCGAGAAGGCGCTTCGCAAGCTGCGCAACGAGGGACTCGTGCGAGGCATCCACGGCATCGGCACCGAAGTCCTGGACCGACCCGCCCCGATGTCCTCAGGTGCCCAGCGGCAGGACCGGGGACGCCGTACTGGCTCTAGCTGGGGAGCAGGAGAACGGTCCGACTCCCACCAGGCGGCCGTAGTACCCGCGCCCGCCGAAGTGGCGCAGGCACTGGACATCGAGCCCGGCTCAGACGTTGTCCGGCGTAGCCGGGTCTACAGGGACCGACACGGCATCGTGGCTCACAGCACCTCTTGGATCCCTGCCCGGTACGGCAAGCTGATCCCGCAGCTAGCAGCGAGCGAGCGCCTGACGGGGGGAACCTCGCTTCAGCTCATTGCCCAGGCGACCGGCCATCCGATCAGCCATCGCATCGACACGGCGTCCGCCCGCACACTGACGCCGGAGTACGCGCGCCTCCTGGAGCTGGACCCTGACAACCCGCCGACCGAACCGGTGGTCGTGATGACCGCGAAGTTCGTCGACAGCGAGGGCAGCATCGTGGAGTACGGCGTCGACCTCGGAGGGCCGGGCCGTACATGGCGCACAGAATCGGAGGTCACCCCGTGA
- a CDS encoding DUF6284 family protein, translated as MNHIVTVQDAVTAFADFMEPTDAELDAIEQEMPVILADVDLLDAHIITLDRTPTEVDERRIRRARRRALAARVALVNHAAGTSLPGGAA; from the coding sequence ATGAACCACATCGTCACTGTTCAGGACGCTGTTACTGCGTTCGCCGACTTCATGGAGCCGACGGATGCGGAGCTGGACGCGATCGAGCAGGAGATGCCCGTGATCCTCGCGGACGTCGACCTGCTGGACGCGCACATCATCACCCTCGACCGCACGCCGACCGAGGTCGACGAGCGCCGCATCCGCCGGGCTCGCCGCCGCGCGCTCGCCGCCCGCGTCGCCCTGGTCAACCACGCGGCCGGAACGAGCCTGCCCGGGGGTGCCGCGTGA